A region from the Panicum hallii strain FIL2 chromosome 1, PHallii_v3.1, whole genome shotgun sequence genome encodes:
- the LOC112891471 gene encoding probable plastidic glucose transporter 2, translating to MRWKLNSSVYKRVPSREAAMEPDVETPMRATTDAVAGPSWRMSLPHVCVATLTSFLFGYHSGVVNEPLESISADLGFSGNTLAEGLVVSICLGGAFIGCLFSGSVADGIGRRRAFQLSALPMILGAAISALTNSLEGMLLGRFLVGTGMGLGPPVASLYITEVSPPAVRGTYGSFVQIATCLGIIVSLLIGTPVKDIDRWWRVCFWVAAIPATLQALGMEFCAESPQWLYKCGRTIEAEMQFEKLLGPLHVKSAMAELSRSERDDGESVKYSELFYGRHFNVVFIGAVLFALQQLSGINSVFYFSSTVFRGVGVPANLANISMGISNLSGSIIAMVLMDKLGRKMLLSGSFLGMAFAMGLQAVGANRQYLGSTSVYLSVGGMLLFVLSFSLGAGPVPGLLLPEIFPNKIRAKAVALCMSVHWIVNFFVSLLFLRLLEQLGPQVLYTIFSSVCVVAAIFVRRHVLETKGKTLQEIEVSLLQAQ from the exons ATGCGGTGGAAGCTTAACTCGTCGGTGTACAAGCGCGTGCCGTCCAGGGAGGCCGCCATGGAGCCCGACGTCGAGACGCCGA TGAGGGCGACGACGGATGCCGTCGCGGGCCCGTCGTGGCGCATGTCGCTGCCGCACGTCTGCGTCGCCACGCTCACCTCGTTCCTCTTCGGATACCACTCCGG GGTGGTCAACGAGCCCCTGGAGAGCATCTCCGCCGACCTCGGCTTCTCCGGCAACACACTTGCCGAAG GACTCGTGGTGAGCATCTGCTTGGGCGGAGCCTTTATCGGGTGCCTGTTCAGCGGCTCTGTCGCCGATGGAATCGGGCGCCGCCGTGCGTTCCAGCTCAGTGCGCTGCCCATGATCCTTGGTGCTGCCATAAG TGCTCTCACCAATAGTTTGGAGGGTATGCTTCTAGGAAGATTTTTGGTTGGAACAGGGATGGGATTGGGCCCACCAGTAGCTTCACTATATATAACGGAG GTTTCTCCTCCTGCAGTGAGGGGTACATATGGGAGCTTTGTTCAGATTGCGACCTGTCTTGGAATCATTGTATCGCTCCTAATTGGTACACCTGTTAAAGATATTGATAGATG GTGGAGAGTATGTTTCTGGGTTGCAGCTATACCAGCAACTTTACAAGCTCTTGGTATGGAGTTCTGTGCCGAGAGCCCTCAGTGGCTATATAAG TGTGGAAGAACAATTGAAGCAGAGATGCAATTCGAAAAGCTTCTAGGACCCCTTCATGTAAAATCAGCCATGGCAGAACTCTCTAGATCTGAAAGAGATGATGGAGAAAGTGTAAAATACTCAGAATTGTTTTATGGTCGCCACTTCAATG TTGTTTTTATTGGCGCGGTGCTCTTTGCTTTACAACAGCTATCTGGCATAAATTCTGTGTTCTATTTCTCCTCAACTGTGTTCAGAGGTGTGGGGGTGCCTGCTAACCTTGCCAACATAAGCATGGGGATTTCGAATCTTTCAG GCTCCATTATAGCAATGGTTCTAATGGACAAATTAGGTAGAAAAATGCTTCTTTCAGGGAGTTTCCTTGGGATG GCCTTCGCAATGGGGCTTCAGGCTGTTGGAGCAAACCGTCAGTATCTTGGTTCTACAAGTGTATATCTTTCAGTTGGTGGCATGCTGTT GTTTGTCTTGTCATTTTCATTAGGAGCAGGCCCAGTTCCAGGACTTCTTTTGCCTGAGATTTTCCCCAATAAAATACGAGCGAAGGCTGTGGCTCTCTGCATGTCTGTGCATTGG ATTGTAAACTTCTTTGTTAGTCTGCTGTTCTTGCGTCTTCTGGAGCAACTTGGTCCACAGGTCCTGTACACAATATTTTCATCAGTCTGTGTGGTAGCTGCAATATTTGTGCGGCGCCATGTCCTTGAAACAAAGGGAAAGACTTTGCAAGAGATAGAAGTTTCACTCCTACAAGCACAATAA